From the genome of Macadamia integrifolia cultivar HAES 741 unplaced genomic scaffold, SCU_Mint_v3 scaffold866, whole genome shotgun sequence:
gtaggaaaaaaaaatatgggaccAACCAATGTTAACCTGACCCAACCCTGAGCCCTGTAggattgggcctgggttgagttttgTGGACCTAGAGTTGGGTTACGGTTTTAGGAAACTAAGCCTTTTTTCACCCCTAGTTGGAGTGACACCAACCATTTGTATGCCAAAACTCATACTGTCTTACAACAATGATGAGGACGACTCAGGTCAGGGGACCTATTGTAACTTACTAATAAGAATCTTGCTCCTTATACAATTAGTAGTTGTGTATTCAACATTCTCAGATGATCTAGTTCAATATACACATAATTTGTATACTGCACATTTAACAATAGTCCATTCAAGATTCTCAGGTGATCCAGCTCAATATACCATACTAAATATTAACTTTGTGAAGCATTTCTTTAATAACCATTTTCTTACTTTTAGAGTTTTTTATGAGAAATTAATATCTAAATTAAcagagggaagaaaaaaatatattttaggaTTACAAATAGACAAATTGGATCGCCTAGTCATCGCATTAGAGGCTAAGTTGGCAAAAAAACAATCAATTCATTCGTAGACCTGAGCGAAAGAAAGAAGGTAGAAAGTGTGTTAAAGACATCCAAAAAGAGAGGAATAATGATCTAATGCCATGAAGTAGTTTTTAGGTACAAAAATAGTTTCTCGAGTTCTTTAGAATTAGCCCAGACTTCTTTAATCTTCCAGCTCCTCACCTGCATTTGTTGAACTCCAAGCAGGAAGCCCTTGGTGGTTGCTTTGAATGCTTTCTCTGTTATGAAGTAGTCGGTTGTGAGTGAGATACACTCCCCCTTATATAGGAGCAAGTTGCCCACTCAATCATGCTGAGATTCAAATTCTTAACAGCCACACAAATCATTATAATAAAGTCATGATTTAGAAATAAAATTGGTTAGGATAGAGGAGTAGAAGATTGAACCTGTTGTGTTGACTACGActgaaaatgaaaatctaagTTCTTACACCACTATAGAGCAGGGGAAAGAATTTTGTGGGGGTTGGGGTGATCATTTTTAAagattatattatttatatgaGTCCAGATGAAGTAATAGAAAATGATTAGCATAGAGAGAACTTTTGTGATTATCTTCAGGAATGAAATTAGAATTGAAACACATCatcattaattgaataaaggaATAAGCAGCGAAATGTCAAGTGTTTAAACCCAGTGGGCATGCAACCAGAGCCATGTAGTAAACTCACAGGACAGAAAAGTATGCCATAAGGATTCAGGATGATCTTGACAGAAGACAAAAGATCGGTCAATTTGCCTCCAAGAAATCTGGTTTTATAGCCATTCACTTCTCATGACGTACCTATTTCTATATTATTGGCCAGTGAATGTCCTAGCTGAAACTATGTTTGGCCGATTGCTTTGCCTCTTTTTAGTCTCTTTAAATGTTGATCCGTTCCATTGTGGATGTTAAATATGAAATGCTCTTTAGTTGTGAAATCAACTCTCAAAGGTTAAGGTATTACTATCTATGTTGTTGGTAAGAAAGTAGATTCTTTTTCCAGTTTCAAACAAGTGCTTCTGCACattcatttatatattttacTTAGGTTTGATAAGGCTTAGATGAGTTGACCATTTTAGTTTGAATTGGGATTCGTGAAATGTAAAGGTGACAATCAcattttttgatagaaaagcTATGAATAGTCTTTCTTTAATATCTATGATTTGGTAATTTGAGTTTTGATTGATGTTGTCTTTGTTTCCATCTTACTACATTTTTCTTGCAACTGCTATCTTCAATAGCTGGGATGCATGTTATTGCAatcaaaaaaatacaaattatgtTAAATTGCAGAGCAAATCGTATACAAACTATGTTTCCATCTAATGTTAAATTTGCGGAGCAATTTACTCACCCTTTTGCCATTTTATGGATGTTTACAGAGTTTAGCGCTTATGTTGTATTACTCAGCATTAGATGGTGCTTAGGATGATAAACTCAATAAGTTTTGTCCAACAAAAGAGAACATACAACTATTTAAGGTGGGAGGAATTTGTTGACTTACCATTAATAACTTTGTAGGTTCATCTAAGGTCAACACTTTGATTATATTGTCCAAAAACTGATTAGCTTCAGTTTCTTGCTGAGAACTAACCATACATTCAATATTAAGATTGGTGCGGAGTAGTCTTCTTCCATCAGTTACTTTGGTAGTATACCAAAGGAGGATGCCCTGGGCTTTTCTTCTTAATTCTAGCAGGGCAGCTTTCCAATTTTGACTGCCATTACTGTCTTGAATTATTTGAAGAGAGATGTCTTCATCATTATTGGGGGGTCCAATATACGAATCTTGATTCGCAGTTGAAAGGATCCAATTATAGACATAACAAGCCAAAACTGCACTTGAACCAAATACAATTAACCTTTGATTCAAATTGGATATACCAAGGAGAATCTTGAAGATGACATCAACCATGACACACATGATGACATCACTACTGCTATAGTATTTTAACCGAAACTGTGCATTGTAGCAAGACACTATCTATGGACTTAAGACCCTCTGAAATCCGAGATATATATAAGGAGGAGCTCTCTTCATTTGAAGGCATCAGTTGTTTAGCCCTCAGCCAGCCTCCAGCTCTCAAGTTCTCTCCcaagttcttttcttttgtttctagcTTTCTCTTAGTTGTAACTACCCCGGAAGACTACGGCGTTAGTTGGTATATACTCACATATTTATCCATTGTGAATTTATATGGGAATACCAACTCCTAGACCTCTTTAAATTATGTTGGAGTTATCCCTTAGAAATTCTTGACCTAGTGGCATTTTGGAGCTGCATTTTCTTGGCATCAGGAGGTAGCTTTTGTAGAGATTCACTCTTATGGGGATTTTATTATCCATCTAAGAAGAGAGTAGTAGAATTTTTTTAGATGTGAGGTCTCTGAGTATGGTTTGTCAGTCTATAACGGTTAGGGTTGCACACCTAGCTCAAGAGAGTTTCAGATACATCTTCTTTCAATCTATTATGAGAATGGAAGCAATTGGTTAGGTCCACGAGACCATTTATAGAGATTTTGACACGCGAAAAGGGTCCTCCTCCCTACTGCTATGGTAGCCTCATTGGAATCCCAAGGCTTGGTGGGAGTGCAGGGATGTTTAGACATTAGGAAATTAATATCATTTCAGTTTATTCAAGACCAATAGGTAGGGTGGATACAGTTAGAATCATAGGCTTGGATTCACCTAGTGGAGGGAGATTCGGCATTAGTAATTAAGGGGATGTCTCAAAATGATGTTGCTCCTTGTATACTGACACAATTTGTTAGGCAAACTAGATCTTAGTGTAACCAATAGAGCACCTTGTTTATTTGAACCGAGGTCAAGTATTTCTTAGTGGATTCTTCAACatggagggaaaggatataTACATAGGAAATGTTCCCTTGGGATGATGTTAGGACAGAGTTGAGTGTAGTTGTTTCTACAGTATTCTGATTATGTTGTAATTTGATTCTCTCTGAAGGACATAATTCCTCCCACATACAATTATATGATCTTGCCACATGTTCATAGAATcacaaattaaataataatgaaTTAACGATGCATACCGTTCACCATTAACTGTGAAGAATTGGCTGTCATTATATCCTTCACGTATCTTTGTTCCTGCAACTCAAAGCACGAATACAATGGAtcctctaggtttctcccactagctccccTAAATGTTCTCTTGGTGATGGGTCCAATAATAAGAGTAACGTTAGGGTAGAAGGAGGAACTAGAGTCCATTTTATAGAGTTTGTGCACCCATCTATCAAGGTGTGccaaatagggtaggactctttTTTCTAATTAGATTAGGAGTGAatttcctatttggaatccaatacTAAGAGATTGGTATTGACCAATTTtctaattggtatatgggacaataaCAAAGAATATCCAAGAGAATATTCCTACAATCTCCCATTGAACCATATGACTTCATAATAATAATCTCAAATATAATTTGAATTCCAACATCATATTGCAGTATTAGAAACtaaacccatcaactttatgtcattacaatcataataccatatttgaacaaaactactaatgtggatcatggcagttatacatcatataaaGACATACTCCCTTCCATAGTCACAACACTAGTAACATCATCCAAATAGGTACAAAAGTAGGGAATAGACTAGAAAAGTCTATAActaaatggtccaacataatatctcagacatatcaaataaaatgtgtttacataataataaagtgagaaatattcagaaacaacaaacatcatgatcatttaaataaataagtaaaagtgtctaacataatatgaccattatatcaaactttacataaaccCATATCCATTACAAGATATGTAAAGTGTTTAGATGCTAATGCCTTGGTCATAGGATCAGCAATCATCCGACTTGTCTTGATGTGTGTAATAGACACTTCTTGTTTCTGAActgattccttcacaaaattatACTTTACTCCAATATGCTTCGCTCTACTTGAATGCTTGTCATTCTTGAAGTAATATAAGGTAGCCACATTATCACAATACATTCTCAGTGGCTTCAAAATGGTGTCGACAATCCAAATTCCTAAGATAAAGTTTCATAACCAAATTGCCATagatgtggcctcaaagcatGCCACAAACTCTACTTCCATAGTAGTAGAGACACAAATCTATTTCTTGGACTTCCAAGAAATTATCCCACGAGCAAGTAAAAAGATGTATCCAGATGTAGACATCCTACTGTCGATGCATCCTGTATAATTAGAGTCTGGATATCCAATCACTTCCAACTAATCAGATGCTCTGTAAGTAAGCATATAGTCCCTAGCCTCTTCTAAATATctcatcaccttctttgctACAACATCCATGCCAGGATCACTCACATATCTACCTAACATACCAATAGAAAAATTGATGTCTAGACGAGTATAAGTCATTGCATACATAAGACTCCCTACTAGGGAAGAATAGGGAATATCCTTCATTTGTGCTCTTTCCAGATCATTCTTTGGGTACTAATTTAGGCTGaacttatctcctttgataatggGGGAAACACCTGGTTTGCAATTCATCATGTCATATCTTTCCAAAACTTTGttaatataggttttctgtGATAGCCCAAGAATCCGATGAGATCTATCACGAAATATCTCAATACCAATAACAAAAGAGGCTAAACccatatcttttatttcaaatttcttaaagAGAAAGGTCGTTATATCactcaacaaaccaaaatcatttctaacaagtaaaatatcatccacatataagacCAAAAAACAATGATgtggttaaatttaatataccattgtctggaagcttgtttaagtccGTAAATGGATTTATTAAGTCTGCACactatattttcttttcctttttcactaAATCCCTCAAGTTggttcatgtagacttcctcatctaAGTCTCCATTCAAGAATAcaattttcacatccatttggtgaagttCTAGATCATAATGAGCCACTAACGCCAATATGATTCTCAGAGAATCCTTCTTAGAGAcaggagagaaggtttcatgGTAATTAATGTCTTCTTTCTAAGTGTATCCCTTTGCAAGTAGTCTAGCTCTATATCTCTCAATATTACCCTTTGAGTCACGTTTAGTTTTAAATAGTCATTTACAATCAATCACCTTAAAGTCCATTGGAAATTGAACAAGATCCCAGACATTATTGTCACTCATGGACgtcatctcatctttcatggcATCTACCAATTTAAGAGAGTCATCATCGTTTATGGCTTGTGAAAAGTTTAATGGGTCATTCTTGATTTTAATATCGATCTCTGATTCTTGGAGATATACTATATAGTCATCTGGAATAGAAAACCCCATAATCCTCTGAGGTCTTCCCTGAATTTCTGATTGAGAAGCATTCATAGTATTATCAGTGGTAATTACATCATGGAGTGACACATCTTTaatagtttgttgttccataGGATCATTTTCAATAGTCATTGTGGGATAATATAATTTTATTGAATATGTATATCTTCTATAATTTGTTGTTCCACAAGATCATTATGAACAGTTACCCATGGAACAATAATATTATTTCGTGTACATAAGTCGGTAGGgaaatttgatgttcttcaaatacCACATTATGTGATTTCTCACTCCCACTAATGTTATcatcctctaagaatctagTAGTTTGAGTTTCTATAATTCTGATACTGTGTGTGGGTGCATAAAACTTGTAACCCTTTGACCACtgacaataaacaataaaataataactaatggttttagggtcaagttttctttcatataGATTGTATAATCTAGTTTCAGCAGGATAGCCCCATACATATAAATGACCTAAACTAGGTTTCTTTCCATTCCACAACTCGTAAGGAGTTTTAGGAACTGAGTTTTAGGAGCTGACTTAGTAGAAATGATTCAAGATATACACAACTGTCTTTAATGCTTTGCTTCACAAGAATTCAGGCAATGAGGAGTTTCTTATCATGCTACGTACTATTTCTATAATGGTACGATTACGTCTTTCTGCAACCCTATGTTGTTCAGGTGTACCGTGAGTTGTGTATTCGGGGTTTATACccttcaactcaagaaatcggGAAAATGGTCCTTCACTTTTCCCTGCATCAGTTTGTCTACCataatattcaccccctctatcaGATCTCACAGTTTTGATATTTCTGTCTAACTTGTTTTTGACTTCAACacaaaacacttcaaaaacaGTCAAAgcatcagatttttcttttaataaatagACATAACAATATCGTaagtaatcatcaatgaaggtgatgaaatatttttcaccagtTATACAAGGATCAAAATGGCCATAAATGTTGGTGTGTATCAATTCCAAAAGTGAATTGGTCCTTTTGATAGTAACTTTATTTATCTTATATTGCATTTGTATGTAATCTATACAAATGATGAAGTCAATGAAGTCTGGATTTGATAATATTTGATGCTTCACTAACCTCTCCATTCTATGTCTGAAAACATGACCTAAACATCTATACCATAGGGATGAGAAATCATCATTGCTGGATTTATGCTTTGATCCAACATTCACATGCAAGGCAAgaatggatttaaaaaaaaattaaaatccaaattaagtttacaaagactatcacataaatatccaatgcaaactagattggtgtctttaaaaatgtttacaaccttatcaccaaaaGTAAACTTAAAATCTTCATAATTAAGTCtcgataatgaaactaaatttctagaaataaaaggaacatAAAGAGTATCCATAAGGTCCAACTGGAATCTGGTATCCAAAATGAGTCTATAAGTGCCGATGGATCAAACTTCAGACTCTTGCCGATTTCCCATGTAGGTGACACTCttactttgatttggttttcggGTTGTAAGAAAGCCCTacatagaattagaaatataaACAATTACTCCTGAATCAATCCACCAAGTATTACAAGGAACGTCaacaagattggtttgaaaatatactaggatagaatcattacccttcttttGAACCAAGTCTTACGTTTCTAACAATCTTTCTGAAAGTGTCCTATTTTCTTACAGAAGAAACACTTCAACTTgtcaattttattttccttgtcaTCAGACTTTGGATTGGAGGCTTTTTTTGATGCATTGTTCTTCCTAAAATTTCCTCTCTTCCATTTTTTCTGGTTGGATATAAAATTGAACACCTGGCCTCCCTCGTCATTCAATCTCCTTTCCTCCTGGACACACATACTCCGAAGTTGATTCAAAGTCCACTTATATTTATTTGTATTATAGTGGATCTTGAATGTTCCAAAATGAGGAGGAAGTGAGGTCAAAATGATTTGGACAAGGCAACTTTCATTCATTACCAATTCAAGGGGTTTTAGTTGTGCACAGGTAATTGCCATTTTAGAGATATGGTCCCCTACCCCGTTAGTACTAGTATACTTCATTGTTACTACTTTGGTCATCAAAGTCCCAGCCAAAGATTTTTCAGTAGTAGTAAAACGGTTCTCTACATTGCTTAGGTATTCCTTTGCATTTTCGAAAGTTGGTATGGAGCTTTTTATAGTCTTAGTAATCGTCTTCATGatagataaaaggtaaagaTGGTTGGAACGCTCCCACCAATCATATAATGTAACCTCATCATCAATGCTCTCATCAGTGAGAGCACCTGGTTTCTCATTACGT
Proteins encoded in this window:
- the LOC122070258 gene encoding uncharacterized protein LOC122070258; its protein translation is MALLHGSNFNDWHEELIYYLAAMDYDYALRNEKPGALTDESIDDEVTLYDWWERSNHLYLLSIMKTITKTIKSSIPTFENAKEYLSNVENRFTTTEKSLAGTLMTKVVTMKYTSTNGVGDHISKMAITCAQLKPLELGFLTTRKPNQSKSVTYMGNRQESEV